CAGCAGTATTGCTGCGCGGGGTTGAACTTCGGCTATTTCTATCAGGGGTCGCCGATCATCGTTTACGATGGCGAAGCTGCGCCTCCCTATACGATGGGAGAGTTCACGCCATCGACGGTTCCGGGCGCCCGCCTACCCCATATCTGGCTCGAAGATGGACGTTCGCTTTATAACGCGCTGGGACCATTTTATACGCTGCTGCGTCTGGACCCGGACATAGACGTATCGAGCCTGACAAATGCCGCAGCGACCGCATGCGTTCCGTTGACAGTACTCGATATATCCAGCTTTGAAGCGGCGAAGTTGTTTGCGCGCAACCTCATCTTGGTCCGACCAGACCAGCACGTCGCTTGGCGCGGAAATGGCGTCCCGGCAAATCCCGACTGGCTGGTGAACATCATCCGTGGAGCGGGATCTGCATAGTAAGCCCCATAGCGAGGCTGACGTTCCGCATAAACTTGCGCACCGACGCAGATAGTATCCAAAAAAAACTGGCGGAGAGGGAGGGATTCGAACCCCCGATAGGCTTGCACCTATGCCGCATTTCGAGTGCGGTGCATTCGACCACTCTGCCACCTCTCCAGGCGCCATGACGGGTGATTCCTCGACCCGCGGTCGGGGCGAGTTCTAGGCGAGGATGGCGGGCCGGGCAAGGCGCGGGGCCAAGAAATCCGTTGTGGCCTTGGGAAGCAAAAAAGGAGCCCAAAATGGAGCATTTGACGGTTCGGGCGAATGGCGCGGCACTTCACGTGGCCCGCCTGGGTGCCGGGCAACCGCTGCTGTTGCTGCATGGCTGGCCCGAATTCTGGCTGACCTGGGAGCCTGTCATGACGCGGCTCGCCGATCGCTTCGCGCTGTATGCACCTGATCTGCGCGGCTTCGGCGACAGCGACAAGCCCGAGGGGCTATTCGGGCCCGATCAGCAGGCCGCCGACATGCTGGCATTGATGGATGCGCTTGGCCTCGCGCAGGCCGGTATCGTCGGTCACGACGTCGGCGGCGCATTGATGCAGCCGCTGGCGCGGCTGGCGCCCGAGCGCATCGCCGGCCTGTTCTTCTTCGATTTCGTCTATCCTGGAATAGGATCCCGGATGGCAGAGCCGGAGCGCCTCAACAACATCTGGTATCAATCCTTTCACCAGATGGAGATGGCGCCTGCCCTCGTCGGCGCGAGCCGCGAAAGCTGCCGGCTCTATATCGGGCATTTCCTTAAAGCCTGGTCGCATCGCAAGCTCGTCTTTGACGATCAACTCGAGGCCTTCACCGACCATTTCCTCAAGGAAGGAAACCTTGCCGGTGGTTTCGCGCATTACCGCGCAGCCCACGCCGGCCGGGTCAGGATGATGAAGGGTGAAGCGCCGGCGTTACCGCCGATCGGCGTGCCGACCTGTGTTCGCTGGGCCGAGCATGATCCGCTGTTTCCCTATCAATGGACCGACCGGCTCGGCGAGACCTTTGCAAATCTCGATCTCGCGATGCTTCCCGATGTCGGCCACTTTCCCCATCGCGAGGATCCCGATCGCGCAGCGTCGGAGATCGCGGCGTTCTTTACGCGCATCGGCTGGAGCTGAAGAAAATGGGTGGGACCGCCAGACGCGACAAAAATACTGGCGGCCCCGTGCCGCTGCTTTGAAATTCCGACCGGGAAGTGCGGCTTCGCGGCCAGGCGGAGCGACGAAAATGACGGTAGCGACCGCGACGGAAACGGCAACGCGAAGCCGGTTTTAACCTAACCAGTCAACCTTACTACCCGCGAAAAACGTTAATCCCGCCCCTTCTTCGCCTTCTTCTCGTCCTTGCCGCTTTCCTTGCGCCGATTGGTGAAGCGCGCATTGCCGAGGCCGGTGCCGATGGTCAGCACGCCCCAGCGCTCGACGTCCTGCATGAAGGGAACTTCGGACAGGCCCTGCACCACGCCGTCATTGTGCATCAGCACCGCTGTATCGTGATCGCCGATCTGCGGGATCGCCTCCACCAGGCTTGCCGGCAGGTTGAACTTGCTGCTCTCCCAATTGCCCGGCAGGTTCTGTGCGCCCTTTTCGATCGAGCCGTCCTCGTTGATCACGCCGGGACAGGCGATGCCGATGAAGGGCGCGAGCTTGAGGCCTTCGGTCTCGGCCGCGGCGATCAATTCCCTCAGCATCTTGACCAGCCGCTTCACCGCGCCTTCGCGCGTCGGCTCATCGTCGGCGTGTCGCCACAGATCGGACTTCCACACCGTGGCCTTGGAAAGGTCGGGCGCCTTCTTCCAGCGCGTATCCACGACGCCGCAGCGGATGTTGGTGCCGCCGATATCGACCGCGAGGATGCTGTCATGGCCTTCGAATATCCATGACGGCGCCAGATGCAGCGTGCCGAGCAGGCCGGCGTCATCGGGATGAAAGCGGATCGGCACCAGATCGACGTCAAAATCTTCCGCCTTGAGGATGATGTCGGTGCGGGCGATCGCGAGCTCGCCGACCCGGCTCTGCCGAAAGCCGCCGCCGACCACGATGCGCTCGGTATCGGCCCACGCCTTGGTCTTGAGAAACCGCCCCGTTACATAGGCCAGCTCCTGGGCGAATTCCTCGATCGCGCCGTGCACCAGGGCGGCGGCGCCGACGTCCTCGCCGACCAGCGCCTCGTCGAGTTCGCTCTTGGGGATCTCGCCTGCGCTCTTTTTGCCGAGGGGGTCATCGCCGTTTTTCTTCAGCGGCTTGCGCAAGCCGTCCAGGATCTTGCGGAAAGCCCCCTTGCTGGCGCGGTCGCCGAGAAAGCCCTCGTCGTCCTTCAATTCGACGTTGAAACTGTCGACCTCGACCGACGGCAGGCGGGTAGCGCCGTGGCGGGCGATGCCCGTGGTCGTTATGGTATCTTCAGCCATGAGTCCTGAGCCCCTGCCGGATTTCGCTGGCGACAACGGCCGGGGAACCCATTGGTTTCATGGGGACGAATGGCGAGTCGCGAATCACGAATGGGGGTGGCAAACAGGGCCCCCTGCTCGCTATTCGCCACGCGCCCTTCGCCTTTTCGGCCCCAAATCCTTCATTTTTGGCGGGTTTTCAGGCCATTTTGCCTTGACTCACGGCTTTCTCAGGCTATAAGTCCCCGCATCCGGCGCGGGATTTCTCGCGCCGCTTGTTTTTGCGCGAATTCTGAGGGGCTTGCTCCCCGGCCGCGCGAAAATCGTACCCATAACGACTGACCAAAAAGCCGACCCGGGCAAACCCTGTTGGGAATATGTCCGAGGCCGGGATCGAACACGAAGGAAAAAAACGATGTTCGCAGTCATCAAAACCGGCGGCCGGCAATACCGCGTCGTTCCGGATGATGTGCTCGAGATAGGCAAGATCGCCGGCGATGTCGGCACGATCGTGCAGCTTGGTGAAGTTCTGGTGGTCGGCGGTGATACGCCGGTGCTGGGCACGCCGACGGTGGCAGGCGCTACCGTTGCGGCCGAAGTGCTGGATCACAAGCGCGGCCCCAAGGTGATCGCGTTCAAGAAGCGTCGCCGCAAGAATTCGCGCCGCAAGCGCGGCTATCGCGACGAGATCACGGTGCTTCGCATCACCGAGATCCTGACCGATAGC
This portion of the Bradyrhizobium sp. AZCC 2262 genome encodes:
- a CDS encoding alpha/beta fold hydrolase, which encodes MEHLTVRANGAALHVARLGAGQPLLLLHGWPEFWLTWEPVMTRLADRFALYAPDLRGFGDSDKPEGLFGPDQQAADMLALMDALGLAQAGIVGHDVGGALMQPLARLAPERIAGLFFFDFVYPGIGSRMAEPERLNNIWYQSFHQMEMAPALVGASRESCRLYIGHFLKAWSHRKLVFDDQLEAFTDHFLKEGNLAGGFAHYRAAHAGRVRMMKGEAPALPPIGVPTCVRWAEHDPLFPYQWTDRLGETFANLDLAMLPDVGHFPHREDPDRAASEIAAFFTRIGWS
- a CDS encoding ROK family protein — protein: MAEDTITTTGIARHGATRLPSVEVDSFNVELKDDEGFLGDRASKGAFRKILDGLRKPLKKNGDDPLGKKSAGEIPKSELDEALVGEDVGAAALVHGAIEEFAQELAYVTGRFLKTKAWADTERIVVGGGFRQSRVGELAIARTDIILKAEDFDVDLVPIRFHPDDAGLLGTLHLAPSWIFEGHDSILAVDIGGTNIRCGVVDTRWKKAPDLSKATVWKSDLWRHADDEPTREGAVKRLVKMLRELIAAAETEGLKLAPFIGIACPGVINEDGSIEKGAQNLPGNWESSKFNLPASLVEAIPQIGDHDTAVLMHNDGVVQGLSEVPFMQDVERWGVLTIGTGLGNARFTNRRKESGKDEKKAKKGRD
- the rplU gene encoding 50S ribosomal protein L21, with product MFAVIKTGGRQYRVVPDDVLEIGKIAGDVGTIVQLGEVLVVGGDTPVLGTPTVAGATVAAEVLDHKRGPKVIAFKKRRRKNSRRKRGYRDEITVLRITEILTDSAKPSIGPRPKREKVVAPAAEGDDEAPKAAKKAPAKKAAAKSAAKKAPAKKAAAKGKSDKK